A DNA window from Capnocytophaga sp. ARDL2 contains the following coding sequences:
- a CDS encoding 16S rRNA (uracil(1498)-N(3))-methyltransferase — MQLFFAPELNDQSKNFAFDKEESKHIVKVLRKKEGDILHITNGKGLFFSAEISMALEKKCEVTILSIDQQKAKDFYIHLAVAPTKMNERYEWFLEKATEIGIDEITPIFCEHSERKVIKNERFEKIILSAVKQSNQSFVPVLNEGILLKDFLNQTHTGELFIAHCDDLHKTPLKNSFSPKQKYTLLIEPEGDFSPKEIALALEKGFKPVTLGATRLRTETAAIVACHSFVYGNEEL, encoded by the coding sequence ATGCAACTATTTTTTGCACCAGAACTAAACGATCAGTCAAAAAACTTTGCTTTCGACAAAGAAGAGAGCAAACATATCGTAAAAGTATTACGTAAAAAAGAAGGCGATATACTCCACATTACCAACGGAAAAGGTTTGTTTTTTTCTGCAGAAATCTCTATGGCATTGGAGAAAAAATGTGAAGTAACGATTCTTTCGATTGACCAACAAAAAGCTAAAGATTTTTACATTCATTTGGCAGTTGCTCCTACCAAAATGAACGAACGCTACGAATGGTTTTTGGAAAAAGCTACCGAAATCGGTATCGACGAAATTACGCCGATTTTTTGCGAACATTCCGAAAGAAAAGTAATAAAAAACGAACGATTTGAAAAAATCATTTTGTCGGCTGTAAAGCAGTCCAATCAGTCGTTTGTGCCTGTGCTAAACGAGGGAATTTTGTTGAAAGATTTTCTAAATCAAACTCATACAGGCGAATTGTTTATCGCACATTGCGACGACTTGCACAAAACACCTTTGAAAAATAGCTTTTCGCCAAAGCAAAAATACACTTTATTAATTGAACCAGAGGGAGATTTTAGTCCCAAAGAAATAGCATTAGCTCTCGAAAAAGGCTTTAAGCCAGTAACTTTAGGAGCTACGCGTTTGCGTACAGAAACCGCTGCAATTGTGGCTTGTCATTCGTTTGTATATGGAAATGAAGAACTATAA
- a CDS encoding class I SAM-dependent methyltransferase, with translation MKNYKADIPTEIVDFIQQSTDSNVQQLALKKNPFPYFDWKWIINQIAARQKAKTKLPTWYNHTQTIFPSLVSVEQTSSEAIAQYKSQLFSGKKLIDLTGGLGVDTYYFAQQFEEVIHCEWNEDLSQIAAYNFQLLGAKNIQCVVGDSLEYLAQTTQTFDCIYVDPARRDEHKNKVFLFEDCTPNITTSKNLFLQKANKVIVKTSPMVDIFDGISQLKSVNKIYVLAYKNEVKELLWVLEKESKIIEISAVNITPEKVVEFTHILDERECVNLSLPMKYLYEPFSAVLKTGLFNRLAAVFPVDKLHRHSHLYTSEEKTDFPGRVFKINEIFPFSKKEIKKQLEGKKMNVTTRNFHLSVEELRKKYKIKDGGDIYAFFTTNKNDEKIVILTEKI, from the coding sequence ATGAAGAACTATAAAGCAGATATTCCTACTGAGATTGTCGATTTCATTCAGCAATCGACGGATAGCAATGTGCAACAATTGGCATTGAAAAAAAATCCTTTTCCATATTTTGATTGGAAATGGATTATCAATCAGATTGCAGCCCGACAAAAAGCAAAAACAAAATTGCCCACTTGGTACAATCATACTCAAACGATTTTTCCTTCCTTAGTATCGGTTGAGCAGACTTCCTCGGAAGCTATTGCTCAATACAAATCGCAATTGTTTTCAGGAAAAAAACTCATCGATTTGACAGGCGGATTGGGTGTAGATACCTATTATTTTGCCCAACAATTTGAAGAAGTCATTCACTGCGAATGGAACGAAGATTTATCGCAAATTGCAGCATACAATTTTCAACTTTTAGGTGCAAAAAACATTCAGTGTGTGGTAGGTGATAGCTTGGAATATTTAGCCCAAACCACACAAACTTTCGACTGTATTTATGTAGATCCTGCTAGAAGAGATGAACACAAAAATAAAGTGTTTCTCTTTGAAGATTGTACGCCAAACATCACTACTTCAAAGAATTTATTTTTGCAAAAAGCCAATAAAGTGATTGTGAAAACTTCGCCAATGGTCGATATTTTTGACGGAATTTCTCAATTGAAAAGCGTCAATAAAATCTATGTTTTGGCGTACAAAAACGAAGTAAAAGAATTGCTTTGGGTTTTGGAAAAAGAGTCTAAAATCATTGAAATTTCGGCTGTAAATATTACTCCAGAAAAAGTAGTAGAATTTACACATATTTTAGATGAAAGAGAGTGTGTAAATCTTTCTCTTCCAATGAAATATCTTTACGAGCCTTTTAGTGCAGTATTGAAAACAGGTTTATTCAATCGATTGGCAGCTGTTTTTCCGGTTGATAAATTGCACCGACATTCGCATCTTTATACTTCGGAAGAAAAAACAGATTTTCCAGGTAGAGTATTCAAAATCAATGAAATTTTTCCTTTTTCCAAAAAAGAAATCAAAAAACAATTGGAAGGAAAAAAGATGAATGTAACCACGAGAAACTTTCATTTATCAGTAGAAGAACTCAGAAAAAAATACAAAATAAAAGACGGAGGAGACATTTATGCTTTTTTTACCACCAATAAAAACGATGAAAAAATTGTGATTTTGACGGAGAAAATTTAA
- a CDS encoding DUF3800 domain-containing protein, with protein MRNQNQEGKEVRVIFEKRGQNEDKDLELEFLRICNPKVEHTISTPCDFSKIKFIPIFADKKSNSCGLQLADLTARPIGIHYLRPEQNNVAYDIVKNKIRRIKIFPI; from the coding sequence TTGAGAAATCAAAATCAAGAAGGAAAGGAGGTGCGAGTAATTTTTGAAAAAAGAGGACAAAATGAAGATAAGGATTTAGAGTTGGAGTTTTTGAGAATTTGTAATCCAAAGGTTGAACATACAATAAGTACTCCTTGTGATTTTTCAAAAATCAAATTCATTCCCATTTTTGCCGATAAAAAATCAAATTCTTGTGGGTTGCAATTAGCAGATCTTACAGCTCGACCTATCGGAATACATTATTTACGACCTGAACAAAATAATGTTGCTTATGACATTGTAAAAAATAAAATCAGAAGAATAAAAATATTTCCTATATAA
- a CDS encoding DUF3800 domain-containing protein: MNTSDFIVYVDESGDHGLTSIDKDYPLFVLVFCCFKIDTYIQEAVPLLQKFKFDFFGHDQIILHEHHIRKQKGDFSFLRIDKDFRNNFLRSISNVVENTPVELFAVIIDKEKLSSKYIRPIIHIILLCDMVLKGYYIF, from the coding sequence ATGAATACTAGTGATTTTATTGTTTATGTAGATGAATCTGGAGACCATGGATTGACAAGCATTGATAAAGATTATCCTTTGTTTGTTTTAGTTTTCTGTTGTTTTAAAATTGATACTTATATTCAAGAGGCTGTTCCATTGTTACAAAAATTTAAATTTGATTTTTTTGGTCATGATCAAATCATTTTACATGAACATCACATAAGAAAACAAAAAGGAGATTTTTCTTTTCTACGAATTGATAAAGATTTTCGAAATAATTTTTTAAGAAGTATAAGTAATGTTGTAGAAAATACCCCTGTCGAATTATTTGCGGTGATTATTGATAAAGAAAAATTGAGTAGCAAATACATTAGACCCATAATCCATATAATATTGCTTTGCGATATGGTCTTGAAAGGTTATTATATTTTTTGA
- a CDS encoding head GIN domain-containing protein, translating into MKKLFFISFVVMAIACGNSLPSKSDTISRDEIVTTNHSISTNGSIIIEERPWQAFSKIENKTSFDVHLIDSPERKINIEAPDNLVPYIKTTFEGGKLTISVKSNYKFRSNNKIVIYVPVTNQLKEIVQKGSGDIEMKTTLDVSSMNCVVNGSGDISVNVNAKTVDLTVQGSGDIEAYGSAEKLTVSVNGSGDIDAKKMIAKQADINVNGSGDAEAYVTQNVKAAIKGSGDVEVYGNPQKRQVTHKGSGRVYFK; encoded by the coding sequence ATGAAAAAACTATTTTTTATTTCGTTTGTTGTAATGGCAATAGCATGTGGAAATTCTCTCCCTTCAAAAAGTGATACAATTTCAAGAGATGAAATCGTAACAACCAATCATTCGATTTCAACAAATGGTTCAATTATTATTGAGGAACGCCCATGGCAAGCTTTCTCAAAAATAGAAAACAAGACGAGTTTTGATGTTCATTTGATTGATTCTCCAGAAAGAAAAATCAATATTGAAGCTCCGGACAATTTGGTTCCTTATATTAAGACAACGTTTGAAGGAGGAAAACTGACCATTTCGGTTAAGTCAAATTACAAGTTTCGTTCAAACAACAAAATTGTGATTTATGTACCCGTTACCAATCAGTTGAAAGAAATCGTTCAAAAGGGTTCAGGAGATATAGAAATGAAAACTACTTTGGACGTTTCGTCTATGAATTGTGTAGTAAACGGTTCAGGGGATATATCTGTAAATGTCAATGCAAAAACAGTAGATTTGACTGTTCAAGGCTCGGGAGATATCGAGGCTTATGGTTCGGCAGAAAAACTTACTGTAAGTGTCAACGGTTCGGGCGATATTGATGCCAAAAAAATGATAGCAAAACAAGCCGATATAAATGTCAATGGTTCGGGTGATGCCGAAGCCTATGTTACTCAAAATGTAAAGGCAGCTATCAAAGGATCTGGCGATGTGGAAGTTTACGGAAATCCTCAAAAAAGACAAGTAACTCACAAAGGTTCAGGAAGAGTATATTTTAAGTAA
- a CDS encoding 3-hydroxyacyl-CoA dehydrogenase family protein, translating to MKNIAVIGAGTMGNGIAHTFAQNGFKVCLIDINEKSLEKGIMTIATNLDRMIAKGSITEADKKATIENIITYTDIKDGVVNADLVVEAATENVELKLNIFRQLSEICDENIILATNTSSISITQIASVVNNPSRVIGMHFMNPVPIMKLVEIIRGYNTTDQVTETIMELSKKLGKVPVEVNDYPGFVANRILMLMINESIETLYNGVAGVQEIDTVMKLGMAHPMGPLQLADFIGLDVCLSILNVMYDGFKNPKYAPCPLLVNMVMAGKLGVKSGEGFYDYSESKKAEKVAKMFEK from the coding sequence ATGAAAAATATCGCAGTAATTGGAGCAGGTACTATGGGTAATGGAATTGCTCATACTTTTGCTCAAAATGGTTTTAAAGTTTGTTTGATCGACATAAACGAAAAATCTTTGGAAAAAGGTATTATGACCATTGCGACCAACCTTGATCGTATGATTGCCAAAGGAAGCATCACTGAGGCTGATAAAAAGGCTACGATTGAAAACATCATCACTTACACAGACATCAAAGACGGTGTGGTAAATGCCGATTTGGTGGTGGAAGCTGCTACTGAAAATGTAGAGTTGAAATTGAACATTTTCAGACAATTGAGCGAAATTTGCGACGAAAATATCATTTTGGCTACCAATACTTCTTCGATTTCGATTACACAAATTGCATCGGTTGTAAACAACCCTTCTCGTGTGATTGGAATGCACTTTATGAATCCTGTGCCGATTATGAAATTGGTGGAAATCATCCGCGGATACAACACTACAGACCAAGTTACCGAAACGATTATGGAGCTTTCTAAAAAATTAGGAAAAGTGCCAGTAGAGGTAAACGATTACCCAGGGTTTGTAGCAAACCGTATTTTGATGCTAATGATCAACGAATCTATCGAAACTTTATACAACGGAGTAGCAGGAGTTCAAGAAATTGACACTGTGATGAAATTGGGAATGGCACATCCAATGGGACCGCTACAATTGGCAGATTTCATCGGTCTGGATGTATGTTTGTCGATTTTGAATGTGATGTACGACGGATTTAAAAATCCAAAATACGCACCGTGTCCGCTATTGGTAAATATGGTAATGGCTGGAAAATTGGGTGTGAAATCAGGTGAAGGTTTCTACGACTACTCAGAAAGCAAAAAAGCAGAGAAAGTTGCGAAAATGTTTGAGAAATGA
- a CDS encoding DUF1015 domain-containing protein, which produces MIKITPFRAVRPTSDKVSLVTTRSYDEYSAAELASWLDFNPFSFLHIINPAFVNQEKISPDKRFKIVGTKYADFKDKGIFIKDKEEAFFLYEIQTAKHSFTGIVVGASLKNYQDNLIKKHENTLDYRVQNLKNYFQITQFNTEPVLVMYKENPSLQEWIDHTKKCLLPLYDFSTTNKERHIVWKIDTKEGIDFLQKTFKETDTLYIADGHHRLATSQMLLEEEGSKASEAMHYCMSYLISENNLKINEYNRLIHDLNGFSSVEFVEMLQQHFTVERVHDFWKPTEMHSFGMYLNGVFYHLKLKDIPDENAPILSQLDAQLLYDLVLHPILGIEDLRTDSRISYIPGNQGLVELKKSIDDEDYKVGFILYPPTIEQIKQLADAQETMPPKSTYIEPKFRNGLLIYEF; this is translated from the coding sequence ATGATAAAAATAACCCCTTTTCGAGCTGTGAGACCAACTTCAGACAAAGTGTCGTTGGTTACTACGCGTTCGTACGATGAATATTCGGCGGCGGAGTTGGCTTCATGGCTTGATTTCAACCCTTTTTCGTTTTTGCATATCATCAATCCTGCGTTTGTCAATCAAGAGAAAATTTCTCCAGACAAACGATTTAAGATTGTAGGAACAAAATATGCCGATTTCAAAGACAAAGGGATTTTTATCAAAGACAAAGAAGAGGCTTTTTTTCTGTACGAAATTCAAACAGCCAAACATTCGTTTACAGGAATAGTAGTGGGTGCTTCGCTGAAGAATTATCAAGACAATTTGATTAAAAAACACGAAAATACTTTGGATTATCGTGTGCAAAATTTGAAAAATTACTTTCAAATTACACAATTCAATACCGAACCTGTATTGGTTATGTACAAGGAAAATCCTTCGCTTCAAGAATGGATAGACCACACAAAAAAATGCCTTTTGCCATTGTATGATTTTTCTACCACCAACAAAGAGCGACATATAGTGTGGAAAATTGATACAAAAGAAGGGATTGATTTCTTGCAAAAGACATTCAAAGAAACCGATACGCTCTACATTGCCGACGGACACCACCGATTGGCAACTTCGCAAATGCTGTTGGAAGAGGAGGGAAGCAAGGCAAGTGAAGCTATGCACTATTGTATGAGTTATTTGATAAGTGAAAACAATTTGAAAATCAACGAATACAATCGATTGATACACGATTTGAACGGTTTTTCTTCTGTGGAATTTGTAGAAATGTTGCAACAGCATTTTACAGTAGAACGCGTACACGATTTTTGGAAACCTACAGAAATGCATTCCTTTGGAATGTATCTCAACGGTGTGTTTTATCATTTGAAGCTGAAAGACATACCCGATGAAAATGCCCCAATACTCAGTCAATTAGACGCACAGCTATTGTATGATTTGGTATTGCATCCCATTCTGGGAATAGAAGATTTGCGTACCGATAGCCGAATTTCGTACATACCTGGAAATCAAGGGTTGGTTGAGTTAAAAAAATCTATAGACGACGAAGATTACAAAGTAGGTTTTATTTTGTATCCGCCTACAATAGAGCAAATCAAACAATTGGCTGATGCACAAGAAACCATGCCACCGAAAAGTACCTACATCGAACCAAAATTTAGAAACGGTTTGCTGATTTATGAGTTTTAA
- a CDS encoding restriction endonuclease subunit S, producing MSKKVKISEVVNIRSGMIVPRTTNSDLNELTEVFVYLLNTTDFDTQGNLAKDLQPNALYKPVFEKNYLQKGDLLFNAKGRRFFAVQFKGEYPHCIASSVFLVLTVLSDDVLPEYVLWYLNHPKVLKMFESKMFTQTMPAISLKDFSTLEISIPPLEVQQKIVALDTLKNKKIQLMQQLLELETLYYDAKMFEML from the coding sequence ATGAGTAAAAAAGTAAAAATATCTGAGGTGGTAAACATTCGTTCGGGAATGATTGTTCCAAGGACTACAAATTCTGATTTGAACGAACTGACCGAGGTATTTGTATATCTTTTGAATACGACGGATTTTGATACGCAGGGAAATTTAGCCAAGGATTTACAACCCAACGCTCTATACAAACCTGTATTTGAAAAAAACTATTTGCAAAAAGGCGATCTCCTTTTCAATGCAAAAGGAAGGCGTTTTTTTGCTGTGCAGTTCAAAGGAGAATATCCACATTGCATCGCCAGTTCGGTGTTTTTGGTTTTGACAGTACTATCAGATGATGTCTTGCCTGAATATGTCTTGTGGTATCTCAATCATCCAAAAGTGTTAAAGATGTTCGAATCCAAAATGTTTACCCAAACGATGCCCGCTATTTCATTGAAAGATTTTTCTACATTGGAAATTTCCATTCCTCCTTTAGAGGTTCAACAAAAAATCGTTGCGTTGGATACTCTTAAAAACAAGAAAATACAACTGATGCAACAATTGTTGGAATTGGAAACACTATATTACGATGCAAAAATGTTTGAAATGTTGTGA
- a CDS encoding type I restriction-modification system subunit M, whose product MTQKITQKDVNNIVWKACDTFRGIIDPSQYKDYVLTMLFLKYVTDVYNEKREEYSRQYNGNEERIHRALVRERFIVPEVSSFDYLYEHRNDPKIGEKINHALAELEEANREKLGGYDGSNIFNNIDFNSSTLGDSKDKCTRLKNLLADFKALNLSQANLENNDVIGGAYEFLIANFAADSGKKAGEFFTPAELSTLLAKLTKSQPGSRIYDPTCGSGSLLIKAGKEVGNKNFSLYGQEVNGSTWALAMMNMYLHGYDSAIIRWGDVLRNPKHKEGDQLMKFDTVVANPPFSLDKWGAEELQNDPYNRFWRGLPPKSKGDWAFITHMIESLNAHGKAGVVIPHGVLFRGAAEGTIRRKVLEEDLLEAVIGLPSNLFFGTGIPAAIVLFNKDKKNKNKVLFIDASKDFVPGKNQNILGEQHIDRIVQTYTQFHDHDHATGVVEEKYAYIADIEEIRENEYNLNIPRYVDTYEEEETIDLEAVQQQISDLKKQIATVQSQMEEYLQQF is encoded by the coding sequence ATGACACAAAAAATCACTCAAAAAGATGTAAACAACATTGTATGGAAAGCCTGTGATACTTTCCGTGGAATTATCGACCCATCGCAATACAAAGATTATGTACTTACTATGCTGTTTCTAAAGTATGTAACCGATGTGTATAACGAAAAACGAGAGGAATACAGCCGCCAATACAACGGCAACGAAGAGAGAATACACCGTGCCTTGGTGCGTGAGCGATTTATCGTGCCAGAAGTGTCGAGTTTTGATTACTTGTACGAGCATCGCAACGACCCAAAAATAGGGGAGAAAATCAACCATGCTTTGGCAGAATTGGAAGAGGCCAACCGCGAAAAATTGGGCGGATACGACGGCTCTAATATTTTCAACAACATTGATTTCAATTCCTCAACTTTGGGCGATTCTAAAGACAAATGTACGCGATTGAAAAACCTTTTGGCAGATTTCAAAGCCCTCAACCTTTCGCAAGCCAATTTGGAAAACAACGATGTGATCGGTGGAGCATATGAGTTTTTGATTGCCAACTTTGCCGCAGATTCTGGGAAAAAAGCAGGAGAGTTTTTTACACCAGCAGAGCTTTCTACACTCTTGGCAAAACTCACCAAGTCCCAACCAGGTTCGCGTATCTACGACCCTACTTGTGGTTCGGGTTCGTTGCTCATCAAAGCAGGAAAAGAGGTAGGAAACAAAAACTTTTCGCTCTATGGGCAAGAAGTAAACGGTAGCACTTGGGCATTGGCAATGATGAACATGTACCTACACGGATACGACAGTGCCATTATTCGTTGGGGCGATGTTTTGCGAAATCCCAAGCACAAAGAAGGCGACCAACTCATGAAATTTGATACCGTAGTAGCCAATCCGCCGTTTTCGTTGGACAAATGGGGAGCCGAAGAGCTTCAAAACGACCCTTACAACCGCTTTTGGAGAGGATTGCCACCAAAGTCGAAAGGAGATTGGGCGTTTATTACCCACATGATAGAGTCGCTCAACGCACACGGAAAAGCAGGAGTAGTCATCCCTCATGGTGTATTGTTTAGAGGAGCAGCCGAGGGCACGATACGCCGAAAAGTGTTGGAAGAAGACTTGTTGGAAGCCGTAATTGGTTTGCCGTCCAACTTGTTTTTTGGCACAGGTATCCCAGCTGCCATTGTACTTTTCAACAAAGACAAGAAAAACAAAAATAAGGTATTGTTTATAGACGCAAGCAAGGATTTTGTACCAGGTAAAAACCAAAACATCTTGGGAGAGCAGCACATAGACCGCATCGTGCAGACCTATACGCAGTTTCACGACCACGACCACGCGACAGGAGTAGTAGAAGAAAAATATGCCTACATCGCCGATATAGAAGAAATACGCGAAAACGAGTACAACCTCAACATACCTCGCTATGTAGATACCTACGAAGAAGAGGAGACCATAGACTTGGAAGCCGTACAACAGCAAATCTCCGACCTCAAAAAGCAAATCGCTACCGTACAATCGCAAATGGAAGAGTATTTACAGCAGTTTTAA